In Pseudoalteromonas carrageenovora IAM 12662, the following proteins share a genomic window:
- the pabC gene encoding aminodeoxychorismate lyase — protein MQTIITTDQNSTLSTQDRGLNYGDGFFTTAKVVDGKVQYWPYHKARLTECAQRLGFPNINFTELEERIGNCIQSYKLNVLKIVVTRGEGGRGYSLPTECNLTILLNVAAYPQNYLSLHQDGVSLAISPIKLAAQPLLAGLKTLNRLEQVLIKKAMQNESCDDVIVLDYNNNVIEASAANIFAIKGGRVFTPKLEECGIKGVYLQSLCDKLAIEFKVVSVEDLIQADAVFVCNSLMAAIPVKSIGSCIFDVSKSQLLLKELLAKEAKC, from the coding sequence ATGCAAACAATAATAACGACAGATCAAAATAGCACTTTAAGTACCCAAGATAGAGGCTTAAATTATGGTGATGGCTTTTTTACTACAGCTAAAGTTGTTGATGGAAAAGTGCAGTATTGGCCATATCATAAAGCACGTTTAACCGAATGCGCGCAAAGGCTTGGCTTTCCAAATATTAATTTTACTGAGCTAGAAGAGCGCATAGGCAATTGTATTCAATCATACAAACTAAATGTGCTTAAGATTGTTGTTACTCGCGGAGAAGGCGGACGGGGTTATAGCTTACCTACTGAGTGTAATTTAACGATTCTACTCAATGTTGCTGCCTATCCTCAAAATTATTTGAGCCTACATCAAGATGGTGTAAGCCTAGCAATAAGCCCTATTAAATTAGCGGCTCAGCCTTTACTTGCCGGCCTTAAAACCCTTAATCGTTTAGAGCAAGTTTTAATAAAAAAAGCTATGCAGAATGAAAGCTGCGATGACGTTATAGTACTTGATTACAACAATAATGTTATTGAAGCCTCTGCGGCTAATATATTTGCGATTAAAGGGGGCCGTGTTTTTACTCCAAAACTTGAGGAGTGCGGGATCAAAGGGGTTTATCTGCAATCGTTATGTGATAAATTAGCTATTGAATTTAAAGTGGTTAGCGTTGAGGATTTAATACAAGCAGACGCTGTTTTTGTATGTAATAGCCTAATGGCGGCCATACCGGTTAAAAGCATTGGGTCGTGTATATTTGATGTATCAAAAAGTCAGTTGCTATTAAAAGAATTATTAGCCAAGGAGGCTAAGTGTTAA